In Ectothiorhodospira sp. BSL-9, a single window of DNA contains:
- the znuB gene encoding zinc ABC transporter permease subunit ZnuB, translated as MDDFILRAMLGGLAVALVAGPLGSFVVWRRMAYFGDTLAHSALLGVALGFLIGISVNLTVIVLCVSLAMLLVLLQRQQRLASDTLLGILAHSALSLGLVAISFLEGVRIDLMAYLFGDILAVSWNDVWWIFGGGLLALVLLLVLWRPLLAVTVHEDLARVEGVRVSLVSIGFMLLIALVIAVAMKVVGILLITSLMIIPAAAARRLSSTPEQMALLAAVIGSLAVAGGIWGSLEWDTPTGPSIVVAAAVLFAVIFAMPGMGMLRRGAARR; from the coding sequence ATGGATGATTTCATTCTCCGGGCGATGCTGGGTGGCCTTGCCGTGGCCCTGGTGGCGGGTCCGCTGGGTTCCTTTGTGGTTTGGCGCCGCATGGCCTATTTCGGCGATACCCTGGCCCACTCGGCCCTGCTGGGGGTGGCGCTGGGGTTTCTCATCGGCATCAGCGTGAATCTCACCGTGATCGTGCTGTGCGTATCCCTGGCGATGCTGCTGGTGTTGCTACAGCGTCAGCAAAGGCTGGCCTCGGATACGCTGCTGGGCATCCTGGCCCACAGCGCCCTGTCCCTGGGGTTGGTGGCCATCTCCTTCCTGGAGGGGGTACGGATCGACCTGATGGCCTATCTCTTTGGGGATATTCTGGCCGTGTCCTGGAACGACGTGTGGTGGATCTTCGGGGGTGGCCTGCTGGCGCTGGTGTTGCTGCTGGTGCTGTGGCGCCCGCTGCTGGCGGTGACCGTGCACGAGGATCTGGCCCGGGTGGAAGGGGTGCGGGTGAGCCTGGTGAGCATTGGTTTCATGCTGCTCATCGCCCTGGTGATCGCCGTGGCCATGAAGGTGGTGGGGATTCTCCTGATCACCTCTTTGATGATCATCCCGGCGGCGGCGGCCCGTCGCCTGTCATCCACGCCCGAGCAGATGGCGCTGCTGGCCGCCGTGATCGGCTCGCTGGCGGTGGCCGGTGGGATCTGGGGCTCCCTGGAATGGGATACGCCCACGGGCCCGTCCATCGTGGTGGCGGCCGCGGTATTGTTTGCGGTGATCTTTGCCATGCCCGGCATGGGCATGCTGCGTCGGGGGGCGGCGCGCCGTTAA